The following are from one region of the Plodia interpunctella isolate USDA-ARS_2022_Savannah chromosome 25, ilPloInte3.2, whole genome shotgun sequence genome:
- the LOC128680691 gene encoding beta-1,3-galactosyltransferase 5-like, with amino-acid sequence MVSQSLYFIAISIILVLLLFLLPLPSTKQHYYEATTQAALAQIPVKFLKVIRNDSESVKFLNVTANSSEPVLFRDLYTSGHDNPHPELCPYLGMNLRLMILITSDPSHFKERIAIRMTWRHYAARADVSTGFFLGYPPSNLKSDIEAEDKLYKDIIFGRFVDSYSNLTLKTVSMLEWVDTYCYLVPKMLKTDDDVFVNVPNLLRFSDARLNATRTIWGVESKTRKVERKHKHFVPRTQYPGDVFPKFVVGPAYLITSDCIKDILVAAPNKTYLRLEDVFVTGVLRKELGIKRQIIEEFGHYKGYVFKPCVAKRKIAIHSVTYHEQFHYWRTLHTGKMKCLS; translated from the coding sequence ATGGTTTCGCAGagtctttattttatagcaataTCGATAATTTTAGTTCTGTTGCTCTTTCTATTGCCTCTACCTTCCacaaaacaacattattaCGAAGCAACAACTCAAGCGGCTTTAGCTCAAATTCCGGTGAAGTTTCTTAAAGTGATTAGGAATGACTCGGAATCAGTTAAGTTTCTGAATGTGACGGCGAACTCCTCTGAACCAGTTTTATTTCGAGATTTATATACGTCCGGACATGACAACCCTCACCCAGAACTGTGTCCGTATTTAGGCATGAACCTACGTTTGATGATACTAATAACATCAGATCCGTCGCATTTCAAAGAAAGGATCGCGATCCGAATGACCTGGAGACACTACGCGGCTCGCGCAGATGTTTCTACTGGATTTTTCCTCGGCTATCCCCCGAGCAACCTCAAATCTGACATCGAAGCTGAAGACAAGTTGTACAAGGACATCATATTTGGCAGATTCGTCGATTCTTACTCCAATTTGACGTTGAAAACTGTATCTATGCTAGAATGGGTGGATACTTACTGCTATCTGGTTCCTAAGATGTTGAAAACTGACGATGATGTTTTCGTCAATGTTCCGAATTTGTTGCGTTTTTCCGATGCGCGATTGAACGCTACAAGAACTATTTGGGGAGTGGAGAGTAAGACTCGCAAGGTGGAAAGGAAACATAAACATTTCGTTCCGCGAACTCAGTATCCAGGAGATGTTTTCCCCAAATTTGTAGTGGGGCCAGCGTACTTGATCACGAGTGACTGCATAAAAGACATATTAGTGGCAGCTCCGAACAAGACATACCTTCGTCTTGAAGACGTGTTTGTCACGGGTGTCCTCAGAAAAGAATTAGGGATAAAACGGCAGATTATAGAAGAGTTCGGACATTATAAAGGGTATGTTTTCAAGCCATGTGTAGCTAAGAGGAAGATAGCTATTCATTCTGTTACATATCATGAACAGTTTCATTATTGGCGGACTCTTCATACAGGGAAAATGAAGTGTTTGAGCTGA
- the LOC128680726 gene encoding beta-1,3-galactosyltransferase 5-like, protein MGVLQSLYVIAIPIIIVLLLFLLPLPSTRQHYYEATTQAALAQIPVKFLKVTRNDSESVKFLNVTANSEPVLFRELYTSGHDNPHPELCPYLGMNLRLMILITSDPSHFKERIAIRMTWRHYAARADVSSGFFLGYPPSNLKSDIEAEDKLYKDIIFGRFVDSYSNLTLKTVSMLEWVDTYCYLVPKMLKTDDDVFVNVPNLLHFSDAQLNATRTIWGVDRNNRKVERKYKHFVPRSQYPGDVFPKFVVGPAYLITSDCIKDILVAAPNKTYLRLEDVFVTGVLRKELGIKRQIVEEFGHYKGDIFKPCLAKRKIAIHSVAYLEQFHYWQTIHTGKVKCLSWRGETFPDVTDTASVALYRRSTTKHTNT, encoded by the coding sequence ATGGGGGTTTTGCAGAGTCTTTATGTTATAGCGATACCGATTATTATAGTTCTGCTGCTATTTCTATTGCCTCTACCTTCTACAAGGCAACATTATTACGAAGCAACAACTCAAGCGGCTTTAGCTCAAATTCCTGTGAAGTTTCTTAAAGTGACTAGGAATGACTCGGAATCAGTTAAGTTTCTGAATGTGACGGCGAACTCTGAACCAGTTTTATTTCGAGAGTTATATACGTCCGGACATGACAACCCTCACCCAGAACTGTGTCCGTATTTAGGCATGAACCTACGTTTGATGATACTAATAACATCAGATCCGTCGCATTTCAAAGAAAGGATCGCGATCCGAATGACCTGGAGACACTACGCGGCTCGCGCAGATGTTTCTTCTGGATTTTTCCTCGGCTATCCCCCGAGCAACCTTAAATCTGACATCGAAGCTGAAGACAAGTTGTACAAGGACATCATATTTGGCAGATTCGTCGATTCTTACTCCAATTTGACGTTGAAAACTGTATCTATGCTAGAATGGGTGGATACTTACTGCTATCTGGTTCCTAAGATGTTGAAAACTGATGATGATGTTTTCGTCAATGTTCCAAACTTGCTGCATTTTTCTGATGCTCAGTTGAACGCTACGAGGACCATATGGGGAGTGGACAGGAATAATCGTAAAGTGGAGaggaaatataaacatttcgtTCCGCGATCTCAGTATCCAGGAGATGTGTTCCCCAAATTTGTAGTGGGGCCAGCGTACTTGATCACGAGTGACTGTATAAAAGACATATTAGTGGCAGCTCCGAACAAGACATACCTTCGTCTTGAAGACGTGTTTGTCACGGGTGTCCTTAGAAAAGAATTAGGGATAAAACGGCAGATTGTAGAAGAGTTCGGACATTATAAAGGGGATATTTTCAAGCCATGTTTAGCTAAGAGGAAGATAGCCATTCATTCTGTTGCGTATCTTGAGCAGTTTCATTATTGGCAGACTATTCATACAGGGAAAGTGAAGTGTTTGAGTTGGCGGGGAGAAACATTCCCTGATGTTACTGATACAGCATCTGTGGCATTATACAGAAGGTCTActacgaaacatacaaacacctAG